Proteins from one Chitinophaga oryzae genomic window:
- a CDS encoding SusD/RagB family nutrient-binding outer membrane lipoprotein has product MKHWRYIMVPLVALSFTACTDKIMDDINKNRNDAENVLAANELPTVTTETSFGTTGTDMAWYASVFVELNTGTHGQMRDADMRVGVTASSLMNNSWNAVYDNMMILQDIIKKCSPGGSEPENTATLGIGQVLMAYNLAIVTDMWGQAPFNEALKGLDNRHPKYDKQQDIYTKVIIPYLDAAIANFAKPVDQGIINKIKQNDLIHEGKMDRWVKAAWSLKMRYYLHLTGVMPDAADKALACLPKGIDKAENAFVFNKYQPTATGENPWFQHLWDRNGLSTSKTLYDLMNLRNDPRMKTYFDTLKGGVIVPAPNGTALESQGTRYSTSKLSQNNTAPTPLMSYHEVKFIEAELLAKKGQDFRPALQAAVEASFAYHGVAGGTDYYTNKVVPLLGTTQAANLKEILTQKYIAFYEAEAIEAYNDYRRTRIPTLNNPNNTNAAYGFVERFPYPTSETSNNGANVPTVNIFKNKIWWAGGTE; this is encoded by the coding sequence ATGAAACATTGGAGATATATAATGGTGCCGTTGGTCGCGTTGTCCTTTACAGCTTGTACGGACAAGATCATGGATGATATTAATAAGAACCGGAACGATGCAGAGAATGTATTAGCAGCAAACGAATTGCCTACTGTTACTACAGAGACATCCTTTGGTACCACCGGTACGGATATGGCCTGGTATGCATCTGTATTTGTAGAACTGAATACAGGTACCCACGGCCAGATGAGAGATGCAGACATGCGTGTGGGCGTGACCGCATCTTCCCTGATGAATAACAGCTGGAACGCGGTTTATGATAATATGATGATCCTGCAGGACATTATTAAAAAATGCTCCCCGGGTGGTTCTGAACCTGAAAATACAGCTACTCTTGGCATCGGGCAGGTGCTGATGGCTTACAATCTGGCAATTGTGACAGATATGTGGGGGCAGGCGCCTTTTAACGAAGCACTGAAAGGTTTGGATAACCGTCATCCGAAATATGATAAACAACAGGACATTTATACTAAGGTGATCATTCCTTACCTGGACGCTGCCATTGCTAATTTTGCCAAACCGGTGGACCAGGGTATTATCAATAAAATTAAGCAGAACGACCTTATTCACGAAGGGAAGATGGACAGATGGGTTAAAGCTGCGTGGAGCCTTAAAATGCGGTATTATCTTCACCTGACAGGCGTGATGCCCGATGCTGCAGACAAAGCGCTGGCCTGCCTGCCTAAGGGTATCGATAAGGCAGAGAATGCATTTGTTTTCAACAAGTACCAGCCTACCGCAACCGGAGAGAACCCTTGGTTTCAGCACCTGTGGGACAGAAACGGACTGTCTACCAGCAAGACCTTGTATGATCTGATGAACCTGCGTAACGATCCCCGCATGAAGACCTATTTCGATACACTGAAAGGAGGTGTTATTGTGCCGGCTCCTAACGGTACCGCGTTGGAAAGCCAGGGAACACGCTACTCAACATCGAAACTCTCCCAGAACAATACAGCGCCTACTCCGCTGATGAGCTATCATGAGGTGAAGTTTATCGAGGCAGAACTGCTCGCTAAAAAAGGTCAGGACTTCAGGCCCGCTTTACAGGCAGCTGTGGAAGCCAGCTTTGCCTACCATGGTGTAGCTGGAGGAACAGATTATTATACCAACAAAGTCGTTCCTTTACTGGGTACCACACAGGCCGCAAACCTGAAAGAGATCCTGACTCAGAAGTACATCGCGTTCTATGAAGCTGAGGCAATTGAAGCTTACAACGATTACCGCAGAACAAGGATCCCGACATTGAACAATCCGAATAACACCAACGCTGCTTATGGTTTTGTGGAAAGATTCCCTTACCCTACCAGCGAAACGTCCAACAACGGCGCCAATGTTCCTACTGTAAATATCTTTAAGAACAAAATCTGGTGGGCCGGCGGCACAGAATAA
- a CDS encoding SusC/RagA family TonB-linked outer membrane protein, with amino-acid sequence MKKGLLLWLFVALSALQALAQTRTISGKVTDAKDGAPLPGVTVRIVSSTNGTVTNATGEFQLKVEGKVAALELSFVGYATQQVSIAGKNNVDVKLARDEKGLSEVVVVGYGTVERKNLTAAVSSIKGTALTNQANSSVDRQLAGQVAGVQVAVPSGILGQAARVRIRGTNSLTSSADPLYVIDGVPYITGNQSGVTPNNPLGDINPNDIESMEVLKDGAATAIYGSRAANGVILITTKRGKLGRSRITYDNWFAAATPSKRFDLLNADEFVTIANEKYANVGKAAVAFPTPNPAGGNYNTDWQKIVTRTGFQHNHALSLSGANEQTNYYVSMGYTELNGIAVGNSQRKYQARFKLEQKALDVITVGINANVSHITNNGLNNSTSGLSGNITNALRALPNVPAKWNDGTYNLSADKQVLGSGANTEKITDNYTNILYVIDNNIYRNQNLNVTGNAFANVQIIKGLDVRTQIGINALNGEDFQYWNPVHGDGRNSKGIVFQQAIPSFRYNWVNTITYNKQLGSHNINAVAGLEYQKTRERSFSANGTNLTSAFFGQNNVITNGAGTQTIGGDIIERAFQSYFVRATYAYLDRYIVSGTFRRDAISSLPPGNQNADLPGVSVGWRLSQENFFRNSDALRFISNLKIRGGYAKVGNVEIGSYPYAGTYKTVLYGNDLALAYNQLYNPELSFETSKKTNIGLDLGLLKDRINITAEYFKNDIDGMVLAAPTPPSLGIPGAGKPNVINRNIGKMYNKGFEFSVNSTNIQREDFTWSTGFNISFVKNEVTGLVNNADMVYAYNITRVGESVGSFYGYESVGVNPANGNPLWRKANGTIVQGDFKSSAYYAYDPSKPEDMSKKAEALTATDKRVLGRSTPTYYGGLTNTFTYKGFDLNIFLSFAGGNKVYNITRQEALNNQKFQNAGKELLNRWTTPGQVTDVPKLYQGSDNFVLQNGNVSSRFLEDGKFIRAQNIGLGYTVPKRIVESIRLSNIRVFAQVQNAFVITSYSGMDPELNAYSGTRVNTEPGLDFNTNPMPRTYTIGINVGL; translated from the coding sequence ATGAAGAAAGGATTGCTTCTCTGGCTGTTTGTGGCTCTCAGCGCGTTACAGGCGCTGGCGCAAACACGAACAATCTCCGGTAAAGTGACCGATGCAAAGGATGGCGCGCCTTTGCCGGGTGTTACCGTACGAATTGTTAGTAGTACTAACGGCACCGTTACAAATGCTACCGGTGAATTCCAATTGAAAGTAGAAGGAAAAGTTGCTGCGCTGGAACTTTCTTTTGTGGGCTATGCTACCCAGCAGGTGAGCATTGCCGGTAAAAACAATGTAGATGTAAAACTGGCAAGGGATGAAAAAGGCCTGAGTGAAGTAGTCGTAGTAGGTTATGGAACCGTGGAAAGGAAAAACCTTACCGCTGCGGTGTCCAGCATTAAAGGCACTGCACTGACCAACCAGGCCAATTCCAGCGTAGACCGCCAGCTGGCAGGCCAGGTGGCAGGCGTACAGGTAGCGGTGCCCAGCGGCATCCTCGGCCAGGCCGCCCGCGTGCGCATCCGCGGTACCAACTCACTGACCAGCAGCGCTGATCCGCTGTATGTGATCGACGGTGTGCCTTATATCACCGGCAACCAGAGCGGCGTTACCCCTAACAACCCGCTGGGGGATATCAATCCCAATGACATTGAAAGCATGGAAGTGCTGAAAGATGGCGCCGCAACAGCTATCTACGGTTCCCGTGCCGCCAATGGCGTGATCCTTATCACCACCAAGAGAGGTAAACTCGGAAGATCCAGGATCACCTACGATAACTGGTTTGCCGCTGCAACGCCTTCCAAACGTTTCGATTTGCTGAATGCTGATGAATTTGTGACCATCGCTAACGAAAAATATGCAAACGTAGGCAAAGCTGCCGTAGCTTTCCCCACTCCTAACCCGGCTGGTGGCAACTATAATACCGACTGGCAGAAGATCGTTACCCGTACCGGCTTCCAGCATAACCATGCCCTGTCTCTCAGCGGCGCCAATGAGCAAACCAACTATTACGTTTCCATGGGTTACACTGAGCTGAATGGTATTGCCGTAGGTAACAGCCAGCGTAAATACCAGGCGCGTTTCAAACTGGAACAAAAGGCGCTGGACGTGATCACCGTAGGTATCAATGCCAATGTGTCCCATATCACCAACAACGGTCTTAATAACAGCACCTCCGGCCTTTCCGGTAACATTACCAACGCACTGCGTGCATTGCCTAACGTACCGGCCAAATGGAACGACGGCACCTACAACCTCAGCGCCGATAAACAGGTACTGGGCAGCGGCGCCAACACAGAAAAAATCACCGACAACTATACCAATATCCTGTACGTAATAGATAACAACATCTATCGTAACCAGAACCTGAACGTGACCGGTAACGCATTTGCCAATGTACAGATCATCAAAGGACTGGATGTGCGGACACAGATCGGCATCAACGCGCTGAATGGTGAAGACTTCCAATACTGGAACCCCGTTCACGGAGATGGCCGTAACTCAAAAGGTATCGTATTCCAGCAGGCTATTCCCAGCTTCCGGTACAACTGGGTAAATACCATCACCTATAATAAACAACTGGGCAGCCATAACATCAACGCGGTAGCGGGCCTCGAGTACCAGAAAACCAGAGAGCGCAGCTTCTCTGCCAACGGTACCAACCTTACCAGTGCTTTCTTCGGACAGAACAACGTGATCACTAACGGCGCCGGCACCCAAACAATCGGTGGCGATATCATCGAACGCGCTTTCCAGTCTTACTTCGTAAGGGCTACCTATGCTTACCTGGACCGCTACATCGTATCCGGTACCTTCCGTCGCGATGCCATCTCTTCCCTGCCTCCGGGCAATCAGAACGCTGATCTGCCGGGTGTTTCCGTAGGATGGAGACTGTCACAGGAAAATTTCTTCCGCAATTCCGACGCACTGCGCTTTATCAGCAACCTGAAAATCAGAGGTGGCTATGCGAAAGTAGGTAACGTGGAAATCGGGTCTTACCCTTATGCCGGTACTTACAAAACAGTGCTGTACGGTAATGACCTGGCACTGGCTTACAATCAGCTGTACAACCCTGAACTGTCTTTCGAAACCAGCAAAAAAACCAACATCGGCCTGGACCTGGGACTGCTGAAAGACAGGATCAACATCACTGCCGAGTACTTCAAAAATGACATCGATGGTATGGTGCTGGCGGCTCCTACGCCTCCTTCCCTGGGTATCCCCGGCGCCGGTAAACCCAATGTTATCAACCGTAACATCGGTAAAATGTATAACAAAGGCTTTGAGTTCTCTGTGAACAGTACCAATATTCAGCGCGAGGACTTTACCTGGAGCACCGGTTTTAATATCTCCTTTGTGAAAAACGAAGTGACCGGACTGGTAAACAACGCCGATATGGTGTACGCCTATAACATCACCAGAGTAGGAGAATCCGTGGGTAGCTTCTATGGTTATGAATCAGTTGGTGTAAATCCGGCTAACGGTAACCCGCTGTGGCGGAAGGCTAATGGAACTATCGTACAGGGTGATTTCAAATCCAGCGCCTATTACGCTTATGATCCGTCCAAGCCGGAAGATATGAGCAAGAAAGCAGAAGCATTAACGGCGACGGATAAACGCGTTTTGGGCAGATCAACGCCTACTTATTATGGTGGTTTGACCAACACCTTTACCTACAAGGGTTTTGACCTGAACATCTTCCTGTCTTTCGCCGGTGGCAACAAAGTGTATAACATTACCCGCCAGGAAGCACTGAACAACCAGAAGTTCCAGAATGCCGGTAAAGAACTGCTCAACAGATGGACTACGCCAGGACAGGTAACGGATGTGCCTAAACTGTATCAGGGTTCTGACAACTTCGTGTTACAGAATGGCAACGTATCCAGCCGCTTCCTTGAAGATGGTAAATTTATCCGTGCTCAGAACATTGGCCTGGGCTATACCGTGCCAAAGCGTATCGTGGAAAGCATCCGTCTGAGCAATATCCGGGTGTTTGCTCAGGTGCAGAATGCCTTTGTGATCACCAGCTATTCCGGTATGGACCCGGAACTGAACGCCTACAGCGGTACCCGTGTGAATACTGAGCCGGGATTGGATTTTAACACAAACCCGATGCCGCGTACCTACACTATCGGTATTAATGTTGGACTGTAA
- a CDS encoding RagB/SusD family nutrient uptake outer membrane protein, whose protein sequence is MTKKFRYQYNGNITRVVAGVLLIAAGLSSCSKFTELTPKNQLADNTVFKDSAQVELALNGVYNAAAIGSYNDSYTAGRGYPFGAASIEQGEMRGEDMINLEGFYEITYKAQYSPTSANNVNMWVNLYALINQANTFIEGAQAAATTGIISSGKALQLESEARFLRALAHHELLIHFCRPYASKNGGEVGIPYRTIAMNSVSKIDEALKVGRGTVAEAYDKLLADLDFAEANLNGSTKFGYNHATKGAVIALKMRVKLHKGDYTGVIAEGTKLGTAAAGTSFNSPVNGYALAASPDEPFTKNDKNSESVFSIANSALANGDTNGALPSMFLPSTSGGRGLVATSPNLYNAAFWAEDDLRRSLLQIKQTTTKDGKPVDNYYFSYKYRDGLNKSDWAPIIRYAEVLLNAAEAYARTGNTAQAFALYNAVRNRSLPAASPNRITTPPADMMLAILNERRVEFAGEGRRWPDIHRLALDPVYSAKGIPAKVLKSDLKTDGSDYNVVTKPVVKPSYNAISYTDFRFIWPVPSTETASNPNLKQNPEY, encoded by the coding sequence ATGACAAAGAAATTCAGATATCAATATAACGGAAACATTACCAGGGTTGTAGCGGGAGTGCTGCTGATAGCAGCCGGTTTGTCTTCCTGCAGCAAGTTCACAGAACTCACTCCTAAGAACCAGTTGGCGGACAATACTGTTTTTAAGGATTCTGCGCAGGTGGAGCTTGCATTGAACGGCGTGTATAACGCTGCTGCCATCGGTAGCTACAACGATAGCTATACCGCCGGCCGGGGTTATCCTTTCGGCGCTGCTTCCATTGAGCAGGGCGAGATGAGAGGGGAAGATATGATCAACCTCGAAGGGTTTTATGAGATCACCTATAAAGCCCAGTATTCCCCCACGTCTGCCAACAACGTCAATATGTGGGTGAACCTGTATGCGCTGATCAACCAGGCAAATACCTTCATTGAAGGGGCGCAGGCTGCTGCAACAACGGGAATTATCTCTTCCGGCAAGGCGCTGCAGCTGGAGTCCGAAGCACGCTTCCTGCGCGCTTTGGCCCATCATGAACTGCTGATCCACTTCTGCAGGCCTTATGCTTCCAAAAATGGCGGTGAAGTGGGGATCCCCTACCGTACCATTGCGATGAACTCGGTTTCAAAAATAGACGAAGCGCTGAAAGTAGGCAGAGGCACGGTCGCAGAAGCATACGACAAATTGCTGGCCGACCTGGATTTCGCAGAAGCTAACCTGAACGGTAGTACGAAATTCGGGTATAACCACGCTACAAAAGGAGCGGTTATTGCTCTCAAAATGAGAGTTAAGCTGCACAAAGGCGATTATACCGGTGTTATTGCAGAAGGTACCAAACTGGGTACTGCTGCTGCCGGAACGTCTTTCAACAGCCCGGTCAACGGATATGCACTGGCTGCCAGTCCCGACGAACCATTCACCAAGAACGATAAAAACAGCGAGTCCGTTTTCTCTATTGCGAACAGTGCATTGGCCAATGGAGACACCAACGGCGCCCTGCCTTCCATGTTCCTGCCCTCCACCAGCGGTGGCCGCGGCCTGGTAGCTACCAGTCCTAACCTGTACAATGCTGCGTTCTGGGCGGAAGACGACCTGCGGAGATCATTGCTGCAGATCAAACAAACGACTACCAAAGACGGCAAGCCGGTGGATAACTACTACTTCAGCTATAAATACCGCGATGGGCTCAATAAGTCCGACTGGGCGCCTATTATCCGTTATGCGGAGGTGCTGCTGAATGCTGCGGAAGCGTATGCCCGTACTGGTAATACCGCTCAGGCTTTTGCCCTGTACAATGCGGTACGTAACAGGTCCCTGCCTGCTGCCAGTCCAAACAGGATCACCACGCCTCCGGCAGATATGATGCTGGCCATCCTGAACGAGCGTCGTGTTGAATTTGCCGGCGAAGGACGCCGCTGGCCGGATATCCACCGCCTGGCGCTGGATCCGGTATATTCTGCGAAAGGTATTCCTGCCAAGGTGCTGAAGAGTGATCTTAAAACAGATGGCAGTGATTACAATGTGGTCACTAAACCAGTGGTAAAACCCAGCTATAACGCGATCTCCTATACGGACTTCCGTTTTATCTGGCCTGTTCCATCCACTGAAACTGCTTCCAATCCTAATCTGAAGCAGAATCCTGAATACTAG
- a CDS encoding M57 family metalloprotease has protein sequence MKTLMAAVACCLLACILFFACQKSKNDDMPAKEDISANVLAKISALGFSKKGVIKVKDGYIVEGDIFLTEKDLDRKNEGLKLHIAETEHYRTNALVNVGGLGGAGTREITISAANMPADYIAAVDAAIARYNDLHLKLHFSRVQSNATISVIAAVLPDKVLGNSGYPDGSGNPANTIRMNVGYIGSDYTVGFLTGIIAHEIGHCIGFRHTDYTDISFSCYGDPNQPEDPGSVGSVQIPGTPAGPDQNSWMLACVGRYDARPFTTNDATALNYLYGCGSEGTKVVNGICEVGTKKIVSAIKQGNTYRCTYVYIFSDGSQSVNYVHTSTSPCPIDPV, from the coding sequence ATGAAGACTCTGATGGCCGCTGTGGCCTGTTGTTTATTAGCCTGCATCCTTTTCTTCGCCTGCCAGAAAAGCAAAAATGACGATATGCCCGCTAAAGAAGACATTTCCGCCAATGTATTGGCTAAAATATCTGCGCTCGGCTTTAGTAAAAAAGGTGTGATAAAAGTGAAGGACGGTTATATCGTCGAAGGTGATATTTTTCTCACAGAAAAAGATCTTGACAGAAAAAATGAAGGACTGAAATTACATATTGCCGAGACAGAACACTACAGGACCAATGCGTTGGTAAATGTAGGGGGGCTGGGCGGCGCCGGCACCCGTGAAATCACTATTTCGGCGGCCAACATGCCTGCCGATTATATTGCGGCTGTAGACGCAGCTATTGCAAGGTATAATGACCTGCATTTAAAATTACATTTTTCCAGGGTGCAGAGTAACGCCACTATCTCCGTCATAGCAGCTGTCTTACCGGATAAAGTGCTCGGTAATTCAGGTTATCCGGACGGTAGCGGAAATCCGGCCAATACCATCCGGATGAATGTGGGATATATCGGTAGTGATTATACGGTTGGATTCCTGACAGGTATTATTGCGCATGAAATTGGGCATTGTATCGGTTTCCGGCATACGGACTATACCGATATCAGTTTTAGCTGTTATGGAGATCCCAATCAACCGGAAGACCCGGGCAGCGTTGGCTCCGTACAAATCCCGGGAACGCCTGCCGGGCCGGATCAAAACAGCTGGATGCTGGCCTGTGTAGGTCGCTACGATGCCCGTCCTTTTACAACCAATGATGCTACGGCCCTCAATTACCTGTATGGATGCGGTTCCGAAGGTACCAAGGTAGTCAATGGCATTTGCGAAGTAGGCACCAAAAAGATAGTTAGCGCTATCAAGCAGGGTAATACCTACAGGTGTACCTATGTGTATATTTTTAGTGATGGTTCTCAAAGTGTCAACTACGTTCATACCAGCACATCTCCTTGTCCGATAGATCCTGTATGA